A single region of the Elizabethkingia sp. JS20170427COW genome encodes:
- a CDS encoding glycoside hydrolase family 125 protein, translating into MDRRDFIKNASLAGIGLLAPNMMMAMGKDEKFPTVRIPKAERRFSSPVIEEVITTFSKKIKNKELAWMFNNCFPNTLDTTVFPYQENGKNLTYVITGDIDAMWLRDSSAQVWPYLAFAKKDKKLQELLQGLIRKQSKCINIDPYANAFYNDPTKKGEWFSDHTDMKPGIHERKWEIDSLCYPIRLSYHYWKKTGDTIPFDEEWLKAQKNILKTFIEQQRKENLGPYKFMRTTPRGSDTLQVDGYGYPVKPVGLICSSFRPSDDSTIYSFLIPSNLFAVVSLRQSAEILQTVMKETALAQQFLALADEVEKAVQQYGIVDHPQFGKVYAFEVDGFGSYMMMDDANVPSLLALPYLDAVDVKDEVYQRTRRYILSENNPFFFKGKVAEGIGGPHIGRDYIWPMAIIMRAMTSQDDQEIKDCIQTLIRTHGGTGFMHESFHKDDPTKFTRKWFAWVNTLFGELVWKTFNEKPQLLA; encoded by the coding sequence ATGGATAGAAGAGATTTTATTAAAAATGCGTCCCTTGCAGGGATAGGACTTTTGGCTCCTAACATGATGATGGCAATGGGAAAAGATGAAAAATTCCCGACAGTAAGAATCCCAAAAGCGGAGCGTAGATTTTCCAGCCCGGTGATAGAAGAGGTAATTACCACCTTCTCAAAAAAAATAAAGAATAAAGAGCTGGCTTGGATGTTTAATAATTGCTTTCCTAATACTCTAGATACTACAGTTTTCCCTTATCAAGAAAATGGTAAAAACCTTACTTATGTAATTACAGGAGATATCGATGCTATGTGGCTAAGAGATAGTAGTGCGCAGGTGTGGCCTTATCTTGCGTTTGCTAAAAAAGATAAAAAATTACAAGAGTTATTACAAGGGCTTATCCGTAAGCAAAGTAAGTGCATCAATATAGATCCTTATGCCAATGCATTTTATAACGATCCTACCAAAAAAGGAGAATGGTTTAGCGACCATACGGATATGAAACCAGGGATTCATGAGAGAAAATGGGAAATAGACTCTCTTTGCTATCCTATACGCTTATCTTATCACTATTGGAAAAAAACAGGAGATACTATTCCTTTTGATGAAGAATGGCTAAAAGCACAAAAGAATATTTTAAAAACTTTTATCGAGCAGCAGCGTAAGGAAAATTTAGGGCCTTATAAATTTATGAGAACAACACCTAGAGGGTCGGATACTCTACAAGTAGATGGATATGGATATCCTGTAAAGCCTGTAGGGCTTATCTGCTCAAGTTTCCGTCCTTCAGATGACTCTACTATTTACTCTTTCCTTATTCCGTCTAATTTATTTGCGGTAGTAAGTTTAAGACAATCTGCAGAAATTCTGCAAACCGTAATGAAGGAAACAGCTTTGGCACAACAGTTTTTAGCATTGGCGGATGAAGTAGAAAAAGCAGTACAGCAATACGGAATTGTGGATCATCCACAGTTTGGAAAAGTATATGCTTTTGAAGTGGATGGCTTTGGTAGTTACATGATGATGGATGATGCCAATGTGCCAAGTTTATTGGCTTTACCTTATCTAGATGCTGTAGATGTAAAAGATGAGGTTTACCAAAGAACTCGCCGTTACATCTTGTCTGAAAATAATCCGTTCTTTTTTAAAGGGAAAGTAGCTGAAGGTATTGGAGGTCCGCATATTGGTAGAGATTACATCTGGCCAATGGCGATTATTATGAGAGCGATGACCTCTCAAGATGACCAAGAGATTAAGGATTGTATCCAAACACTGATCAGAACCCACGGAGGAACAGGATTTATGCATGAATCCTTCCATAAGGACGATCCTACGAAGTTTACTAGAAAGTGGTTTGCATGGGTAAACACTTTATTTGGAGAACTTGTTTGGAAAACCTTTAATGAAAAGCCACAACTATTGGCGTAA
- a CDS encoding Crp/Fnr family transcriptional regulator, translated as MTFEINETFLEQTQAEVKVFKEGEIIIEEGAKSPYFFYLLKGELSVYNSTAEGKVFLQNRITRNNFFGEPAVLLNKPFPGYVGVISEKAEVLRIERNRFLTFLMETPQWLMNFAKSVASKSLKKSNLLKSIVFYSPEDRIIQHFEEYKRNLGVSEKTLIDLTRKELSTMTGLRIETIIRNIKKLEKDGKLEIIHGKVYY; from the coding sequence ATGACTTTTGAAATTAATGAAACCTTTTTAGAACAAACTCAAGCAGAAGTAAAGGTATTTAAAGAAGGAGAAATCATCATTGAAGAAGGAGCAAAATCTCCTTACTTTTTCTATCTTTTAAAAGGAGAACTTAGCGTGTACAATAGCACTGCTGAAGGAAAAGTATTTTTACAAAATAGGATTACCAGAAATAATTTTTTTGGAGAACCTGCTGTATTGTTGAACAAACCCTTCCCTGGTTATGTAGGCGTTATCAGTGAAAAGGCTGAAGTTCTGAGAATAGAAAGAAATCGTTTTTTAACCTTTCTAATGGAAACTCCCCAGTGGCTTATGAACTTCGCAAAATCTGTAGCTTCAAAATCCTTAAAAAAGAGCAATCTCCTTAAAAGTATTGTCTTTTACAGCCCTGAAGATAGAATTATTCAGCATTTCGAGGAATATAAGCGTAACCTAGGAGTAAGCGAAAAAACCTTAATAGACCTTACCCGAAAAGAATTATCTACCATGACAGGACTAAGAATAGAAACCATTATCAGAAATATTAAAAAGCTAGAAAAAGACGGTAAATTAGAAATTATTCATGGGAAAGTTTATTATTAA
- the gldJ gene encoding gliding motility lipoprotein GldJ has translation MNKLKLFAYVVCSSAFVLTSCGGGNTKRGGGSGSTKSLTGWKPNDSKGWMFTQKQQKQKGWPGMVFVGGGTFTMGLVKDDVMHDWNNTPRRMQVSSFFIGETEITNYDYRSYVTWLKIVFPPSDPQFKEIYNGALPDTLVWNSKLSRNDYAETYFRSPEYDNYPVVGVSWLQATKYCDWLTDRANEKALMDQGVISRDFYVNDANNQGANAFNLDKFKANDPEMQNYINEKRLAQKSGVTSKNARIVAANRNATSGVVQKFRLPTEVEWEYAALGLQKDRNYNNYLGKTPEIDQLKGKKGRYRGMYLENFKQGRGDYSGVGGWPNDGAPTTADVKQYPSNDLGIYGMFGNVAEWTADIYRPIIDEEANDFNYFRGNVTREVEKNPDGTYKVIEGGNIKYDTLADGRLIYRGLPGQYQRQIVSNDGNFRDGDFMSSLEAGYGREAEEGQEVNMYNSPKVKYIVDANGKVILQKDSKQRTSAISDHVRVVKGGSWLDSAYWLDPGQRRFKNENKGFGWIGFRVAQDAKDQNKRSRR, from the coding sequence ATGAACAAATTGAAACTCTTTGCTTACGTGGTATGTTCTTCAGCTTTTGTGCTCACAAGCTGTGGAGGAGGTAATACGAAAAGAGGCGGTGGTTCCGGATCTACCAAAAGCTTAACCGGCTGGAAACCTAACGATTCCAAGGGCTGGATGTTTACCCAAAAACAACAAAAACAGAAAGGATGGCCTGGGATGGTTTTTGTAGGTGGAGGGACCTTCACTATGGGATTGGTGAAAGATGATGTTATGCATGATTGGAACAATACCCCACGCCGTATGCAGGTAAGTTCTTTCTTTATTGGTGAAACAGAAATTACCAATTACGACTATCGTTCATATGTAACTTGGTTGAAAATTGTTTTCCCACCTTCAGATCCTCAATTTAAAGAAATCTATAATGGTGCCCTTCCAGATACATTGGTTTGGAATTCTAAACTTTCCAGAAACGATTATGCCGAAACCTACTTCCGCTCTCCAGAATACGACAACTATCCTGTTGTAGGAGTTTCTTGGTTACAGGCAACCAAATATTGTGATTGGTTAACCGACAGAGCAAACGAAAAAGCTCTTATGGACCAAGGGGTAATCTCTAGAGATTTCTATGTAAATGATGCAAACAACCAAGGAGCTAACGCTTTCAATTTAGATAAATTTAAAGCAAATGACCCTGAAATGCAGAACTACATTAATGAAAAGAGATTGGCACAAAAAAGTGGCGTAACCTCTAAAAATGCTAGAATTGTCGCTGCCAACAGAAATGCTACTTCTGGAGTGGTTCAAAAATTTAGACTTCCTACTGAAGTTGAATGGGAATATGCTGCCCTAGGACTTCAAAAAGATAGAAATTACAACAACTACCTTGGCAAAACTCCTGAAATAGACCAGTTAAAAGGTAAAAAAGGTCGTTATAGAGGTATGTATCTAGAAAACTTTAAACAAGGTCGTGGTGACTACTCAGGTGTTGGAGGATGGCCTAACGATGGAGCTCCTACCACTGCAGACGTAAAACAATACCCTTCCAACGATTTAGGAATTTATGGTATGTTTGGTAACGTTGCCGAGTGGACAGCAGATATTTATAGACCAATTATTGATGAGGAAGCCAATGATTTCAACTACTTTAGAGGTAATGTAACTCGAGAGGTAGAAAAAAATCCTGATGGAACTTATAAAGTAATTGAAGGAGGAAATATAAAATACGATACCTTAGCTGATGGACGACTTATCTACAGAGGTCTCCCAGGACAGTACCAAAGACAAATCGTGAGCAATGATGGCAACTTTAGAGATGGTGACTTCATGTCTTCTCTAGAAGCTGGCTATGGTAGAGAAGCTGAAGAAGGACAGGAGGTTAACATGTACAATTCTCCAAAAGTAAAATATATAGTAGATGCTAATGGTAAAGTAATCTTACAAAAAGATAGTAAACAAAGGACATCTGCTATCTCAGACCATGTAAGAGTGGTAAAAGGTGGTTCTTGGTTAGATTCTGCCTACTGGCTAGATCCAGGACAAAGAAGATTTAAAAATGAAAATAAAGGTTTCGGATGGATTGGTTTCCGTGTCGCACAAGATGCTAAAGACCAAAACAAGAGATCGAGAAGATAA
- the porU gene encoding type IX secretion system sortase PorU: MKKYLLTIAALWNLGMNAQSVQLSWKGAELYDTGMPEEMYIPKLENLNSVLYNGTLFLNFTREIKNATVSNTVWEEIQEKDLYGISLGAVPTREIVEVSEVKKQKQEDVEKTRFLISSLKQENGKLYRLKSFVITTGNPQRVSSRINTASATTNNPLATGSFYKIKVDKSGIFKITYQFLRANGINPSSINPQNFRIYGNGGVMLPEYSSDFRYPALQENAIQVVGGEDGSWDEGDYALFYAQGPDGFNLYTNSLGYNAYKRRETRTDNNLNLKNVYEDVSYYFINFDLGAGKRIQLSDVAAPAQLIDSYDAYQFINEEKNNIMKVGRIWVGDVISGTRTIDFPTASPLPANAEVKVNARVVGYNANSTSINVAVNGNVETLSLSPSASSFELRYLKKNYNNISGNKISLSFTPDLATNPTGLYYFDYAEVVYPQTLSFNNSQMNFRKYSISDSGLYGFKLGNTTGLDAVWDVSDPTNAKKVVNKSSSNDFVFGYQYDANSSFGNEFVAFNSQAAYEPGFVGRIGNQNLAAMSPDYLIITRQDMMAEANRLANYYKTQNAYEVEMVTPEQIYNEYSSGGQDITAIRDFITQLYQKGRLKYVLILGDSSYDFKNRISNNTNVVPSYQSEYSADFENSYVTDDYFGLTELNTMISSVLPSLPIGRLPAANVAEAKALVDKTLAYYNALPGQSNPFGDWRLKTTFVVDDDNGGGVPFHTSMNTVIDQNFGLTSAIPEYHVKKLYLDAFSLESTAGGARYPLVTQGINTSMNNGLYLYYFGHGGINGWSQRRVLTTSEIQKFTNFNNAYSRFPLVSTITCEFTLWDDPQMLSAGEMLMKLKSGGPATMITSSRALPVSYGRNFTGSFIKEMFDLDANSQFYPLGDAFLKAKNDYGVSTDHLKVNFLGDPAMKLSHPKAYIRDVKIKNKEGAESADISNFQIKALDFITITGNVTSDGSTLDENFNGRVTVNIYDKILTKETKNNNGKLKPILSFKEENNPIARVTGTVKDGKFTAQFYIPKDINYTVGEGRVLLYAENWKSANDRSYDVFYSSNIKVGGVNPNGINDSQAPKVKLFMNNTNFADGGITNQNPTLLACVTDDTGINTSGSGIGHDITAVLDGKVLETYVLNDFYTSGEGNGCIAGDLEDFQKGSVSFPFTNLEPGAHQLTFKIWDINNNSTTQTLNFIVKDEEDQKLTIKKLLNWPNPFTNKTYIHFEHNCDGVLEVNAQIYTITGKLVKNIRTIVSAEPFREGFRTPKTAIEWDGLDDYGDAVGKGTYIFKVFVKAQDQERCKGTATQVEKMVLLK; this comes from the coding sequence ATGAAAAAATATTTGCTAACGATTGCTGCTTTGTGGAATCTTGGTATGAATGCCCAAAGTGTACAGCTTTCTTGGAAAGGAGCCGAGCTTTACGATACTGGAATGCCAGAGGAGATGTATATTCCTAAACTAGAAAATCTCAATTCGGTACTTTATAATGGTACTTTATTTTTGAATTTTACTAGAGAGATAAAGAATGCCACAGTTTCCAATACCGTTTGGGAAGAGATTCAAGAAAAAGATTTGTATGGTATTTCGTTAGGAGCTGTCCCTACAAGAGAGATTGTTGAAGTTTCGGAAGTAAAGAAGCAAAAACAAGAAGATGTAGAGAAAACTCGATTTTTAATATCTTCTCTAAAACAGGAAAATGGAAAGTTGTATCGTTTAAAATCTTTTGTAATTACCACCGGAAATCCTCAACGTGTATCTTCTAGAATAAATACGGCTTCAGCAACTACCAATAATCCGTTAGCCACAGGAAGTTTTTATAAAATAAAAGTAGATAAAAGTGGTATTTTTAAAATTACCTATCAATTTTTAAGAGCAAATGGGATTAATCCATCGTCTATCAATCCACAGAATTTTAGAATCTACGGAAATGGAGGAGTAATGCTCCCCGAGTATAGTTCAGATTTTAGATATCCAGCTTTACAAGAGAATGCGATACAAGTGGTGGGAGGAGAAGATGGAAGTTGGGATGAAGGGGATTATGCTCTTTTTTATGCCCAAGGGCCCGATGGGTTTAATTTATATACCAACAGCTTGGGGTACAACGCTTATAAGCGTAGAGAGACTAGGACGGATAATAACCTAAACCTTAAAAATGTATATGAAGATGTTTCGTATTATTTTATCAATTTTGATTTAGGAGCAGGCAAAAGAATCCAATTGTCCGATGTGGCAGCTCCAGCTCAGTTAATTGATAGTTATGATGCTTATCAATTTATCAATGAGGAGAAGAATAACATCATGAAGGTAGGGCGTATCTGGGTAGGAGATGTTATTTCAGGAACTAGGACTATTGATTTTCCTACAGCATCGCCTTTACCAGCTAATGCCGAGGTTAAGGTTAATGCCAGAGTTGTAGGGTATAATGCTAATTCTACCTCTATAAATGTGGCAGTTAATGGTAATGTAGAAACATTAAGCCTTTCTCCTTCTGCATCATCGTTCGAACTAAGATATTTAAAGAAAAATTACAATAATATTTCAGGGAATAAAATATCTTTAAGTTTTACCCCTGATCTTGCCACTAACCCTACAGGATTGTATTATTTTGATTATGCCGAAGTAGTTTATCCACAAACACTAAGTTTTAATAACTCACAAATGAATTTTAGAAAATATTCTATCTCCGATAGTGGGTTATATGGTTTTAAATTGGGCAATACTACAGGTTTGGACGCTGTGTGGGATGTCTCAGATCCTACAAATGCCAAAAAGGTGGTTAATAAAAGTTCTTCCAATGATTTTGTCTTTGGATATCAGTATGATGCCAATTCTAGTTTTGGGAATGAATTTGTAGCTTTTAATTCTCAAGCAGCTTATGAACCTGGTTTTGTTGGTAGAATAGGAAATCAGAATCTCGCAGCCATGTCTCCAGATTATTTAATTATCACAAGGCAGGATATGATGGCAGAAGCTAATAGGTTAGCTAATTATTACAAAACTCAGAATGCCTATGAAGTAGAAATGGTTACTCCAGAGCAGATTTATAACGAATATAGCTCGGGAGGGCAAGACATTACCGCAATTAGAGATTTTATTACACAGCTTTATCAGAAAGGAAGATTAAAGTATGTTTTAATTTTAGGAGATTCTTCTTATGATTTTAAGAATAGGATTAGCAATAATACCAATGTAGTGCCTTCTTACCAAAGCGAGTATAGTGCAGACTTTGAAAATTCTTATGTTACCGATGATTATTTTGGGTTAACAGAATTAAATACAATGATATCAAGTGTGCTTCCTAGTCTTCCTATTGGTAGATTGCCAGCGGCAAATGTTGCTGAAGCAAAAGCTTTAGTTGACAAAACCCTGGCTTATTATAACGCACTGCCTGGCCAATCGAATCCTTTTGGTGATTGGAGACTAAAAACCACTTTTGTCGTAGATGACGATAATGGAGGAGGAGTTCCATTCCACACTTCCATGAATACGGTGATTGATCAAAACTTTGGACTTACTTCAGCCATCCCAGAATACCATGTAAAAAAGCTATACTTAGACGCTTTTAGTTTGGAATCTACCGCGGGAGGGGCTAGATATCCTTTAGTCACCCAAGGTATTAACACCAGTATGAATAATGGGCTTTATCTTTACTATTTTGGGCATGGGGGAATTAATGGATGGTCACAACGAAGAGTCTTAACGACTTCTGAAATTCAAAAATTCACCAATTTTAATAATGCTTATTCTAGGTTTCCTTTGGTTTCAACAATCACTTGTGAGTTTACTCTTTGGGATGACCCACAGATGCTAAGTGCTGGAGAAATGCTGATGAAGTTAAAGTCAGGAGGACCTGCAACGATGATTACTTCGAGTAGAGCTTTACCTGTTTCTTATGGGCGAAATTTTACAGGGAGTTTTATCAAAGAAATGTTTGATTTGGATGCCAACTCTCAGTTTTATCCTTTAGGAGATGCTTTTTTGAAAGCTAAAAATGATTATGGCGTTTCTACCGATCACTTAAAAGTGAATTTTTTAGGAGATCCAGCCATGAAGCTTTCCCATCCTAAAGCATATATCCGGGATGTTAAGATTAAAAACAAAGAAGGAGCAGAATCTGCGGATATTTCTAATTTCCAAATAAAGGCATTAGATTTTATTACCATTACAGGGAATGTAACTTCTGATGGAAGTACCCTAGATGAAAACTTTAATGGAAGGGTCACCGTTAATATTTATGATAAAATTTTAACCAAAGAAACCAAAAATAATAATGGTAAATTAAAACCTATACTATCCTTTAAAGAAGAAAACAACCCTATTGCTAGGGTAACAGGGACAGTAAAGGATGGTAAATTTACAGCTCAATTTTATATTCCTAAAGATATTAACTACACCGTTGGCGAAGGTCGCGTATTATTATATGCAGAAAATTGGAAATCTGCCAATGACAGGAGTTATGATGTATTCTATAGTTCTAATATCAAAGTAGGAGGTGTAAACCCTAACGGGATAAATGATTCCCAAGCACCTAAAGTAAAGTTGTTTATGAACAATACTAACTTTGCAGATGGGGGAATTACCAACCAGAATCCAACACTATTGGCTTGTGTAACCGATGATACAGGGATTAATACCTCGGGATCGGGGATAGGTCATGATATTACTGCGGTTTTAGATGGTAAGGTTTTAGAAACTTATGTGCTGAATGATTTTTACACATCAGGAGAAGGAAACGGTTGTATAGCAGGCGATTTAGAAGATTTTCAAAAAGGAAGTGTAAGTTTTCCTTTTACCAATTTAGAGCCTGGAGCTCATCAGTTGACGTTCAAAATTTGGGATATCAACAATAATTCTACAACTCAGACGTTAAACTTTATAGTAAAAGATGAAGAAGACCAGAAGTTAACTATAAAAAAATTATTAAATTGGCCGAATCCTTTTACCAATAAAACTTATATACATTTTGAGCATAATTGTGATGGAGTATTAGAAGTGAATGCACAAATCTATACCATAACAGGAAAATTGGTAAAAAATATAAGGACTATTGTAAGTGCAGAACCTTTTAGAGAAGGATTTAGGACTCCTAAAACAGCGATAGAGTGGGATGGTTTAGATGACTATGGAGATGCGGTAGGAAAAGGGACTTATATTTTTAAAGTTTTTGTAAAAGCTCAAGATCAAGAGAGGTGTAAGGGTACTGCTACACAGGTAGAAAAAATGGTATTATTAAAATAA
- a CDS encoding helix-hairpin-helix domain-containing protein, whose protein sequence is MRSYLSWQIRKRQFIGLAALGFFLLIFEVLFFYYKRLETQKGEVVHFKEIQKVQTLKYADFNPNDLDLSQWKALGFSEKQAQIILNYKEKFCKGSFKSKEQLSKCFVISEKKFSELSPFILLPETHQENTKSFSHQEKNLVLKKKFNPNDYKAEDWEALGFSARQSEAILRYKKYLGGSFPSKQKLKECFVISEEMYRQLAPYLLLPESTPSGFSRANKEKQETKITQHFNPNDLTKEGWMALGFSERQSEGILKYKNTILRGKVQSLEDLRRCYFISEEKFSQLQPWILLPQKNESIIEANHVKASVSQELELNSIRFQQLVDYGFEERAAASLLGFRKKLGGFMKKEQILDTYTIDKSLAQKLIAEAQLDISKVRRINLLSASEIELKNHPYFRKYSDKILFLRVSYPNVQEVLKQLKAPVKDLEKMQWYLEE, encoded by the coding sequence ATGAGATCCTATTTATCTTGGCAAATAAGAAAAAGGCAGTTTATAGGCTTAGCTGCTTTAGGATTTTTTTTGCTGATTTTTGAAGTTTTATTTTTCTATTATAAACGATTGGAGACCCAGAAGGGAGAGGTGGTTCATTTTAAAGAAATACAGAAAGTACAAACTTTAAAATATGCCGACTTCAATCCCAATGATTTAGATTTATCTCAATGGAAAGCCTTGGGATTTAGCGAAAAGCAAGCCCAGATTATTTTAAACTATAAAGAGAAATTTTGCAAAGGAAGTTTTAAGTCTAAAGAGCAACTTTCCAAGTGTTTTGTTATTAGTGAAAAAAAGTTTTCGGAGCTAAGTCCCTTCATTCTTTTGCCTGAAACACATCAAGAAAATACAAAATCTTTTTCTCATCAAGAGAAGAATTTAGTATTGAAGAAAAAATTTAATCCCAATGATTATAAGGCAGAAGATTGGGAAGCTTTAGGCTTTTCTGCTCGACAATCCGAAGCTATTTTGCGGTATAAAAAATATTTAGGAGGCAGTTTCCCATCCAAACAAAAATTGAAGGAGTGTTTCGTTATTTCGGAAGAAATGTATCGACAGTTAGCCCCTTATCTATTGTTGCCAGAAAGTACTCCTTCAGGCTTCTCAAGAGCTAATAAGGAAAAGCAAGAAACTAAAATTACCCAGCATTTTAACCCCAATGATTTAACAAAAGAAGGGTGGATGGCATTAGGGTTTTCCGAAAGGCAAAGCGAAGGAATTTTAAAATATAAAAATACCATATTGAGAGGGAAGGTACAATCCTTAGAGGATTTGCGGAGATGTTATTTTATTTCTGAAGAAAAATTTTCGCAGTTACAGCCGTGGATACTTTTACCTCAAAAAAACGAAAGTATCATAGAGGCAAATCATGTGAAGGCCTCCGTTTCTCAAGAACTGGAACTTAATAGTATCCGCTTTCAACAGTTAGTAGATTATGGTTTTGAAGAAAGAGCAGCTGCTAGTCTTTTAGGGTTCAGAAAAAAATTAGGTGGTTTTATGAAAAAAGAGCAAATCTTAGATACCTATACCATCGATAAAAGTTTAGCTCAAAAACTAATAGCTGAAGCTCAGCTTGACATTTCCAAAGTGAGACGAATTAATCTTTTATCAGCAAGTGAAATAGAGCTAAAGAACCACCCTTATTTTAGAAAATACAGTGATAAAATTCTTTTTCTGAGGGTTAGTTATCCCAATGTTCAGGAGGTGTTAAAACAATTGAAAGCTCCCGTAAAAGATTTGGAAAAAATGCAGTGGTATCTTGAAGAATAA
- the murF gene encoding UDP-N-acetylmuramoyl-tripeptide--D-alanyl-D-alanine ligase — MNIEELYSYYTASKRALIDSRKIEKGDLFFAFSGENFDAAQHAEIAIEKGATAVVVENEKYQNIEKNIFYFPSTLTTLQELAKHHRKQLNIPIIGLTGSNGKTTTKELIHAVLAEKYQVQYTQGNLNNHIGVPLTLLSITPEYEMAVIEMGANHQKEIELLCNICQPDYGYITNFGKAHLEGFGGFAGVIKGKSELYDYLKSHHKTILVNKADDIQKEKTAGYSPIIQFGSEDSEYQYQILHQGHTVGVIFDNIKAISQLTGDYNYNNLCAAITLGKHFGVESSAIKAAIESYTPTNMRSQIVEKEGKTLVLDTYNANPSSMEASLKNFAQYEGSKTIIIGDMLELGDESKAEHEKILQLAKELSFENIITVGAHFKEINSEKAFSNTQEAETYLQSQPISTQNILLKGSRGIALEKLIPFL; from the coding sequence ATGAATATTGAAGAATTATATTCCTACTATACAGCTTCTAAAAGAGCACTCATCGATTCCCGAAAAATAGAAAAAGGGGATTTATTTTTTGCTTTCTCTGGAGAAAATTTTGATGCCGCACAACATGCCGAAATCGCTATCGAAAAAGGAGCTACAGCCGTAGTGGTTGAAAATGAAAAGTACCAAAATATCGAAAAGAATATTTTTTATTTCCCTTCTACCCTTACCACCTTACAAGAGCTAGCAAAACATCATAGAAAACAACTAAACATTCCTATAATAGGCCTTACTGGGAGCAATGGAAAAACAACTACAAAAGAGCTTATCCATGCTGTACTCGCAGAAAAATACCAAGTACAATATACCCAAGGAAACCTCAACAACCATATAGGAGTACCTCTTACCCTACTTTCCATTACACCAGAATATGAAATGGCTGTTATAGAAATGGGAGCCAATCACCAAAAGGAAATAGAGCTTTTGTGCAACATCTGTCAGCCCGACTATGGATATATCACCAACTTTGGAAAGGCCCATTTAGAAGGATTTGGAGGTTTTGCAGGAGTCATCAAAGGAAAATCCGAGCTATATGATTACTTAAAAAGCCATCACAAGACCATTTTAGTGAACAAAGCTGATGACATCCAAAAAGAAAAGACTGCTGGCTACTCTCCTATTATCCAATTCGGAAGTGAGGATTCAGAATACCAATATCAGATTCTTCACCAAGGTCATACTGTTGGAGTAATTTTCGATAACATTAAAGCAATTTCCCAATTAACTGGAGATTACAACTACAATAACCTTTGTGCAGCAATTACTTTAGGCAAGCACTTTGGTGTTGAAAGTTCAGCTATAAAGGCAGCAATAGAGAGCTATACCCCTACTAACATGCGCTCCCAAATTGTGGAAAAAGAAGGCAAGACTCTTGTCCTAGACACCTACAATGCCAATCCTAGCAGTATGGAAGCTTCGCTAAAAAACTTTGCTCAATATGAAGGAAGTAAAACGATTATTATTGGCGATATGCTAGAGCTGGGGGATGAAAGCAAGGCAGAACACGAAAAAATATTGCAACTTGCAAAAGAGCTTTCTTTTGAAAACATTATTACTGTAGGAGCTCATTTTAAAGAAATCAATTCTGAAAAAGCTTTTTCAAATACCCAAGAAGCTGAAACCTACCTACAAAGTCAACCTATTTCCACTCAAAATATTTTATTAAAAGGTTCTAGAGGCATCGCTTTAGAAAAGTTAATCCCCTTTTTATAA
- a CDS encoding RNA methyltransferase has protein sequence MDIQQKKELYEYMRGFLTEERLKKIDSYAEESSDFVLPVMENIYQFRNAAAIVRSVEACGFHKIIALEEENEFNPNARVSKGADTWMQIERLPKNIESLQKIRDKGYKILAISPEKDAVSLPDYKIEGPIALVFGTEKAGVSQEVINFADETVIIPMYGFTESFNVSVAAGICMYDLKQRLIKSDLEYKLSEEKKIDLKIRWAVNSTRSGEEVLNHFLKSKNWDWK, from the coding sequence ATGGATATTCAACAGAAAAAAGAGTTATACGAGTATATGAGAGGCTTTCTTACCGAAGAAAGATTGAAGAAAATAGATTCTTATGCAGAGGAAAGCTCAGATTTTGTACTTCCAGTAATGGAAAATATTTACCAATTTAGAAATGCTGCCGCTATTGTAAGATCCGTAGAAGCTTGTGGATTTCATAAAATTATAGCCCTAGAAGAGGAAAATGAGTTTAACCCAAATGCTAGAGTATCCAAAGGTGCCGATACATGGATGCAAATAGAGAGGCTTCCTAAAAATATAGAATCTCTTCAAAAAATTAGAGACAAAGGATACAAGATACTGGCGATTTCTCCTGAAAAAGATGCAGTAAGTTTACCTGATTATAAAATTGAAGGGCCTATTGCTTTGGTATTTGGAACCGAGAAAGCAGGAGTATCGCAAGAGGTAATAAACTTTGCTGACGAAACGGTAATTATCCCAATGTATGGATTTACAGAGAGCTTTAATGTTTCTGTGGCCGCAGGGATTTGCATGTATGATCTTAAACAAAGGTTGATAAAATCAGATTTAGAGTATAAACTTTCTGAGGAAAAGAAAATAGATTTAAAAATCCGCTGGGCAGTAAACAGCACTCGCTCAGGAGAAGAGGTGCTCAACCACTTTTTGAAATCTAAAAATTGGGATTGGAAATAA